One Primulina huaijiensis isolate GDHJ02 unplaced genomic scaffold, ASM1229523v2 scaffold38877, whole genome shotgun sequence genomic window, CTAAGAACACCGGTCGATAACCTATTTTTCGCTGGAGAAGCTACGAGTATGGATTACACAGGGGCTGTCCACGGTGCGTACTCCACTGGATTAATGGCAGCTGAGAATTGCAGAATGCGTGTCCTGGAACGGTACGGGGAGTTGGATATTTTCCAGCCAGTCATGTGTGAGGAGGTTCCGGTTTCCGTACCGCTGTTGATTTCTCGTATGTAACGTCAAGAGAGTGGAGTAAGTTGTCAAAAATTTCTGACATCGGAGAGTTTGCTAGCGCATTAGACATGTCTGATTGCTTTGTGAGATTGTGGAAATACAAAAGTTTCCAGAACGAATGATCAAAGCATTGATTCTTGTCTTCGTGTTTGAGGTCTTCTTTGATGTGAGAAAATGAAGCGTCGAGGGGCGGTTTTTCGATGTAAAATAGTGGAGCTACTATTATGTTTTACAATAACTAAATTGTTGTTATTTGTGTTTGAGGTTTTCTTTGATGTTGGAAACGCGTAttgaatcataaaaaaaataaagttgtaGAATGTACATCATTGACAGCTACATGTGGGTGGatggataaattttaaaattcttgtgttATGAGAACTACCATGAACAATATTTGTAAATATAAAATCTATTAACTGAAGGTAATGGTAGAGTTTACAATTTGAGCTATAGATGATGCCTTGTCGTCAAAACATTAAGTGTAGGTGGACGAAGCTTAAATCCCCACATTTTCGACAAAGGCATACTTCTAAGCGTTTGAGAGGAATGACCTTACCCGAAGCTCAGGATAATGACAACTTTCAAGCTACTCTGTTAATGACACAAATCCAACACCAAAAATTTGTTTGTCACTCTGATCTTATATTTGGACTAGAAATCCCTTTCATCTGATGACTACATATAGCGCGAAACAGTGTTCACAGGATAATAACAATTTCACAAACAAAAGATTGCTTTTCTTTTGTGATTTCACCTTGTTCACTGTACAAATAATGGTGTCCTTGATAATATATGTGCAGTCACCTTCCCAAGGTGTGAGATTGTCTCATtaaagagttccaagcaagcaAAGCAGCACCTACAGCGGGCTCAACCTATTTTTTCCACGGAAGAACACAATAAAGAACAGCGATCAACATCTGAAAACGATCACATGTACCAATTGGGATTTTCTAGTCTCTGATATTTCAATGAATTTGAAAAACATTGACTTTGATTCATGAGACACGGGCCGCCAAGAAGAAGGGTGTTACGGAGAACAAGAGAAACCTAAGTATTGAATGATAATATTCCCATCAAAGTTTTCACTGCGAGGCAGCGAGAAATTTGAATGACTTGATCTTCTTGTCAAGatatgacataacataaaaattctcgatttcttAACACTTCTTGTCTTTATTGGCACAAAGATTAAGTTATTGCATGAATGACTATACCAATCTTAAGAAGAGTTATCTGGAATTTTGTGATTACGATCATTTTGCTATGAAGAGGTATAGTTTCTGGTCCACTTGGTTATCTAATTTCGTAAGGCAACTGTCCGATCAAAATAAAATGGAAGTTTATTATGGTTTCTATAACATCAGGCACGGCGTTAAATCCTGTTCTTCATATCCTGCCAAGATAAAAAAATTCTGCTACCTGCGCAATAAGATTACTTAATCCATGGATCCACAATCTTGTGGTTGCTAATTTCAATGAGGCTCTCAAGTATGAATTAAACTCGGAATTTCACATGGAATCTATAAGAGCTTTGTACGAAAATATGGAGATGAAATAAAAAGATTTTAGATGATGAGATGTCAGAGAATCTAATGTAAGTGGCGTGAAGAATGGAAGCAAACAAACAAGACATACTCACCTTTGGACGAATAGGAAGAGCCCCAGGGAAGTCcttggagatgcaattaataaCTTCGCTACCAATGTCCCATCTCTTATTGGCTTCGAGAACACCTCCAACCATTACGAGAGGAAAATTATCCATTTGATCTGAACAAAAATTTAGTTGGATTAATAGTGAATGGAATTTGTGGTTAGACTTAACTTTATACAGCCAGCACAGCAGATGATAGATCATCAAGATAACCAATCCTCATTGAGTGCAAAACCAATCTATCCTATTCATAGATGATTTCCCGTAGGGGAAAATTTGAGTCCAATTAGAACCATAAGTAGCATGCAGACATTCTGATAGAAAATGTAGCAGCTCAAAGATTTCTTGGatttcaaacataaaaatttgGTGACATTGTCACTTTCTAGCCAGTGGAAATTTGGAGTGACAGAGTCCAAGAGGTTAAAAGTTGATTGGAAATGCAAGAGAGGCAAAGTAGAGATCACATGACATCATAATTTTTAAGCTCTGGGCCCAGGGCATGGCATGCCACACCTTCACCACATAGCTGCAATCTCTCGATGACAGCTTTCACACTTGAAGCCAACTCTTTAACAGCATCATGTAAAATCTTGTTGGCCACTGAATCGCCAGCATCTGCACAAGAAACCACAACTGGAACAAGAGCAGCTATCCTTGCCCAAGATGGATCTACATAGGTCCacctaaaatcaaatttaagtGATTCTTATTTCCCAGTATTGTCATTCAAATGCTTCGTCTTACTTCACATGTCACATTGcacaagattttattttatttattttttgaaactaTACGTGCAGATTCTAGCTTTACCTAGAGCCAACTGACACACACTGCCATATAACTGACTGGATCAAGAGGTATACCACACAAAGCCCGAAAATTGTCTTGAATAAACCCATCAAATCTATAGCAGTCAACCATACAAATTTCTTAGTCACATTTccattgaaaaaaataaatagcatCTATTTGTTATTGTCACATGAATGTAATAAACTTTGATGAAAAGGATGATACAGGTATGAACTATGAATATTAGTATACTCTGTAAGATCAAATTCATCAGCAAAGTGCCTGTCAATCAGCTACAATCATCATATTCAAATGGAACTAACACTGGCACAACGAAATTTTTTCAGTGCTGATCTATGCATCAGTAACATACCCGATTAGTTCATCCGGAGAAGAAAGACTGAGTTCATGCAAGATACAGTCTGTCAGTGTTGTTTCTGGGCCTCGACCATCGTGAGCCCTTATAACAGCTGTCAGTGCCTGTGCAGCTATACCATACCCACTGCAATTCAACATAAGtagaataacaaaattttaaccTGAAAAACTTTAAAAAGTAGTTGTGAAAAATAAGTAGACTAGTTGGAAAGATGCACTGGgaagataaaatataattttcttcaGGGAGTTAAGTACAAATGTTAACATCTAGACTATTCCTCAGTAAACTGTAACTGCCCTAGGTCAGATAAGCTCATGAATGGCATCTTTCAGTTTACAAATGATTTCCTCAGAATTAGGTCGAGGAAGTTGTAGTAATTGAATTGTCGCCAAGTGATATTTAATGATGAAGCCTGAAGGCACAATTGGATGGTAGAGATAACCAAAATCTCTACCAGCAAGATAGATAAAAGTAAAATACTGCATATATGATAGAGTGACTTCAAAAAAATCTTTCTGACAATTATGATAAAACATCTGAAGATTCGCAATGAGCGAGGTGTTTTAAAACTGTGATATGCAAGATTCAGGATATTTTGATAGCATCATCTTAACCACTAATACCTCTGAGACTTCATTATCCCTACAGTTACCTTTTGAAGAACAGAAAAAACGAAACTATATTTAATTAGATATCCACCCAAAAACATGTAAAACCAGAGCAAGAATGACATTTTTGCTTTCGAATGCAAAATTTAGAATGATGACAGCACCATTCTTCCAATAATATAAAGAGGCATAAGTTTTGGCATGTGTACATGTATATAGAGGTAAATGCATCTCCACAAAGATGGTATGCATGTACAAGTACTATAAAACCTCTACCTTCCCCAGTCACCTAAAATTGGTCCAGCACCAGCAGCCCGAGCTTCTCTCCCATCTTCTGTAAATCCATAGGCAATGGTACCTGTACCAGCTATGAGAACACATCCGTGAAGCTTTCCCATAGTCCCACAAGCCAAAGCTGCCACAGCATCATTCTGAACAAATAATCTGACATGGCTGGGAAATATTTCTCTGAGAAAACAACGAAAAATGAGAACTTAAAGAGTCAGAAAAGGTAGTGGTTAATAATGACATGGAATTAATTAAGGGTTAAAAAGGTGTGTcagttaatttaaatttgataagaTCAAGTTAATCAAAGAAGAAATACTCAAAGATCAATCATCTCACAAATATTCCCGGAATGGAAATGTAAAATTCATAGTATTTAAGTTGTGCCAACAAGTCTCTATACTAAAATGAGGCAGAGAAACCAGATGGTGGCAATCATGTCATGTTGCAAAACTATCCTCATCTTATGATGAAATTCAGACATTCATATAGTGGAGACCAGAACACTCTGGAGATGGAGGTGGGAAGGCCTTCTAAGAATGCTGAATTAAAGTGATTCTACACTGAAATAATACTGTATGCAAATGTATAAGAATGGCAAGGCAAAACAAATTCTTAGTCAAGTAAACCTCAGCCAACTGAGTATTCGATGCTGATCTGTTGAATGATTAACACCAGATACTGAAAGACAAACAGCTTGAACAACAGAACGTGTTGAAGCTGACTTTGAGAGAGCTTCTGCCATAACATGCTCCAAAGTGTCTCTAGCAGCAGTTTCTGTTAAAAAAGGACAAGAATCAAAACATCATTCAAATTCACTGTCATAAGATGAGGTTGACGAACCAGTCATAgtatatttttcactcaacgCATTCAATTCGGGTGATATTTCACAGTTACGATATCAAGTCACTAACTCCAGGACCTCAATGCAAATTGTAACATATCAATTCATTTTTCCACACTTCAGCACTCAACAtctatttgaaaagaaaataactaGTCTACAGCTACAAGAATTTTATTGTTTGGCAAATCCTCATATAGTCATCTTCTCCTAACCaaaattataagaaaaaaaaatcttgaccAACGCTCAAAAACCACACCAACCCACTTAAAAAAAGACATTGTATTTATCTATATCCCAGCTGCTTTTGCTAGGATTTAATCCACACAaccaagatattttttttattatccaaCGATATTATTCCACCAAGGCACcatgcaaaataaaaaaaaatgagcaCAGATTTTCCAACAACAACACATCAAACAAAAACCAAACGAAGAAAACTAATGAAGTACAGAATACGTAAATATGCATACGTGAAGATATACAAATATACCTCCAACACTGTTGTGATTGGAGCAGCCAGCTACTGCCCGAGCAAGGATGGGCAGAGGGTCGGGCAGCGGCAGCGCAAATGGTAACACAGACATGCATACACACACAGTAGAAGTGGTCCCACCATCAATACCCAGGATCACTTTCAGGCCATCAACGCCACCATTCAAGCACACATCACCACCACCGTTCAGCCCATTATTGCCGTGTGCGGCGACCACCAATTCATGCTCGAAATCCCAGATTTCCCTGTTCCTATACCGCTTCATTTGGTCGTAAAAATGAACTCAAAACTGGCAAGAACTTGCAACTGTTAACAGAGTGAAGTGGATTGTTTGGAGAGGATGATTGGTGTGATTAAATTATTGGGCTTGAGAAATATAGTATTTGGCCGGCAATAACGGGACAAACGCTTGAGGTTTAACCGTGTGAAGTGGACGACTGTGGAATTGAATTGaaaattgagattttttttttgtggactGCATGTTGATTCGTCGAAATTTCCAGCCATCGGCTTGTTGAATCaattgaatgaaattatttgtGCGGTGGGTCATTACATCACATACTACAAGGCATCGTTGATAAGATAAAAAGAAACCAGTCCGATGATACacgaaaataaattatttattataatttgaaatagtaaaataaaataatatatcacaAAAAAAATTCCCTCAATTATAGAGATTATTAATAAATAGTAATAGATATAATCTAAGCATAATAATGAGAAAGATACACATAAAGAAGGGAAATTTGGAGAATAATCTTGgtcaaactttttttaaaaatactctAAATATATTTGAGTATTTTCAATATACATGTAAggataatttgttttaaaatatttgatcatgttgtgaaaaagtaaaaatttacggtaaaaaagtaaaaatctcaaactctcaaaattatcacactacacactttataatatttttctctcaactcaattgtgattttcttcacaaatgagagatctatttatagaaaatttttacaaataatccaaaaataaaatacatcattacctacatcatcacacactaattttcaatattcaacacctaattttacctaattttcaacattcaacattcacattttcaacacaaatatttaacacatttttaaataatttttcaacactcccccttgtgatgatgatcataatgattgtatacattacgtgtttttatactgcctcgttaaaaaccttactaggaaaaacccattgggataaaaaccatagtaagggaaaaagagtgcagtcacgtaaactccccctcatgttgacacgaacaattcttcacaaatttcgtagattgcgcatcccaatattatatatgtgctttctgaatattgtcgtaggaagtgcctttgtgaagagatctgatgagttttcacttgattgaatgtgacgaacatcaatacatttattcttctcaagctccttggtgaatgcgaagaacttaggaggaatatgtttagttctgtcgctttttatgtatccttctttcatttgagcaacacatgcagcattatcttcatatagtatcacaggcttctcgtcgaatgataatccgcatgagatttggatatgttgagtcattgattttaaccacacacattcacggcttgcttcatgtagtgcaataatctcggcatgatttgatgaagttgttacaagtgtttgtttctgtgaacgccaagaaattgcagtgcctccacgagtaaatacatatccagtttgagaacgtgctttgtgtggatcagataagtatccagcatcggcataaccaattatacttggattagcatcttttgaatacaaaagtcccaagtctgtcgttcctcgtagataacggaatatatgtttaattccgttccaatgtctctttgttggatatgtgctaaatcttgccaataaatttacggcaaaagatatatcaggccttgtacaatttgtaagatacataagggcaccgatagcacttagatatggtacttctggaccaagaatatcttcatcatcttcacatggacggaatggatccttttctatgtttaatgatctaacaaccattggagtacttaaaggatttgatttgtccatattaaaacgtttaaggatcttttctgtataatttgtctggtgaacaaatattccacattctttttgttcaatttgtaaacccagacaatacttggtttttccaagatccttcatttcaaattcttctttcaagtatgacacaacttcttgaatttccttatttgttccaatgatgtttaaatcatcaacatatacagcaataattacgcatccggatgttgttttcttaatgaaaacacaagggcatattgaattatttacatatccctttttcatcaagtgatcacttagcctattataccacattctgccggattgcttcaacccatataatgatcttagtaatttcacagaataacattctctgggttttgaactttgtgcttcaggcatcttaaatccttcagggattttcatatatatattactatcaagtgatccatataagtaggctgtaacaacatccataagacgcatttctaaattttcagatactgccaagctaatcaaataccgaaacgtaattgcatccatcacaggagaatacgtttcttcataatcaattccaggcctttgagaaaaaccttgtgcaacaagtcgagctttatatcttactatttcatttttctcatttcgctttcgaataaaaacccatttgtatccaacaggttttacaccttcaggtgtaaggactataggtccaaaaacattacgtttatttagcgaatccaattcaacctggatggcatctttccattttatccaatcctgccgatttttacattcaccaaaagattttggttcatgatcttcattatcatttatgatgtcgattgccacattataagaaaatatatcatcaatttcttctatatcttttcggttccatatttttccagtattaatataattgatagagatttcatgattctcgtcagtttgtggttctgacaaaacattttcatcatcatgtgtttcttcaggaacatcattctctattttgtgatcattatgtgtttcttcaggaacatcattctctattttgtgatcattgtgtttctctatgaattttctttttcgaggatttttatccttggaaccaactggccttccacgcttcaggcgtttaatgacatcatgactatcttcaatttgtttcttcggaatttcaattcgagcaggggcatttgcagcatgtatatatgatttagttaccccttttgtgtctgcaaatgcatctggtatttgatttgctattctttgcaagtgcacaatttgctgtacatctttttcacattgttttgttcttggatccagatgtaacaatgatgatacataccatgtaatttctttttcggtatgtttctgttctccccctaacattgggaagatttcctcattaaaatgacaatcagcaaaacgtgctgtgaacacgtcgcctgtctgtggttcaagatatcgaatgatcgatggactatcataaccaatataaattccaatctttctttgaggtcccattttctttcgttgaggtggtgcaataggcacatacaccatacatccaaaaattctcagatgagaaatgtctggttctttaccaaatgcaagctgcaatggggagtatttatgatatgcacttggtctgatgcgaattaatgaagcagcatgtaaaattgcatgtccccatatagaaatagggagctttgttttcataatcattggtctagcaatcatttgcagacgtttaatcaatgattcagccaatccattttgagtatgtacatgagcaacaggatgctcaacaatgattcccatagacatacaataa contains:
- the LOC140968980 gene encoding uncharacterized protein isoform X1, encoding MKRYRNREIWDFEHELVVAAHGNNGLNGGGDVCLNGGVDGLKVILGIDGGTTSTVCVCMSVLPFALPLPDPLPILARAVAGCSNHNSVGETAARDTLEHVMAEALSKSASTRSVVQAVCLSVSGVNHSTDQHRILSWLREIFPSHVRLFVQNDAVAALACGTMGKLHGCVLIAGTGTIAYGFTEDGREARAAGAGPILGDWGSGYGIAAQALTAVIRAHDGRGPETTLTDCILHELSLSSPDELIGWTYVDPSWARIAALVPVVVSCADAGDSVANKILHDAVKELASSVKAVIERLQLCGEDQMDNFPLVMVGGVLEANKRWDIGSEVINCISKDFPGALPIRPKVEPAVGAALLAWNSLMRQSHTLGR
- the LOC140968980 gene encoding uncharacterized protein isoform X2, which produces MKRYRNREIWDFEHELVVAAHGNNGLNGGGDVCLNGGVDGLKVILGIDGGTTSTVCVCMSVLPFALPLPDPLPILARAVAGCSNHNSVGETAARDTLEHVMAEALSKSASTRSVVQAVCLSVSGVNHSTDQHRILSWLREIFPSHVRLFVQNDAVAALACGTMGKLHGCVLIAGTGTIAYGFTEDGREARAAGAGPILGDWGSGYGIAAQALTAVIRAHDGRGPETTLTDCILHELSLSSPDELIGWTYVDPSWARIAALVPVVVSCADAGDSVANKILHDAVKELASSVKAVIERLQLCGEDQMDNFPLVMVGGVLEANKRWDIGSEVINCISKDFPGALPIRPKMLIAVLYCVLPWKK